The DNA window CATCGGCATCGCGCCGGGCGCCAACATCAACTACCAAACGGGCCACGCCGTCTTCGAGGCCACCCACGGCACCGCCCCCAAGTACACGAACCAGGACAAGGTCAACCCCTCCTCGGTCATCCTCTCGGGCGAGATGATGCTCAGGCACCTGGGCTGGTTTGATGCCGCCGACCTGATCACCGCCAGCATGAAGAAGACCATCGGCCAAAAGACCGTGACCTACGACTTTCACCGGCTGATGGAGGGCGCGACCCTGTTAAAGACCAGCGAGTTCGGCGAGGCGCTGATTGCGAACATGTAAAGGCCCAGACCCTTCAGGTGCGGCGTTCTTGCCAGAACGCCGCACTTTTTCTATACTGGGCGCATGATTCAGCCCGCTCTCTACCGCTTCACCGTGAAAGACTACGAGTGCATGGGCCGCGCGGGCATCTTGCCCGAGGACGCTCGAGTGGAGCTCTTGGACGGAGAGATTTATGCCATGACGCCGATTGGACCCAAGCATAGCTTCGCCGTCGCCCAACTGGTCGAGCGATTCGTGCTCAGCTTGAGCGGCCAGGTCATGGTCGTGTCGCAAAGTCCCATCCACCTTTCGGCGCATTCCGAGCCCGAGCCTGACATTGTTCTGCTGCGTCTTCCTAGAGAGCGTTATCAAGAGCGCTTGCCGAGAGCGGAGGACATCCTGCTGCTTATCGAGGTTGCCGACAGCAGCCTTGCCTACGACCGCAACAAGAAATTGCCCGTCTACGCCACGGCAGGAATCCCCGAGGTGTGGATTCTCGACTTGAACGAAAACCGCCTCGAGGTCTACCGCAAACCTCAAGGCGAGCGCTACAGCGCCCTGACGACCTACGCCGAGGGCGAAAGGGCCGCGCCGCTGGCCTTCGAGGACAGCGCGCTCGAGTGGTGGAGGTAGGGTATGACCGTTCCTTTCGAAGAGCAGTACCAAGACGTGTTGCAAAACATCGAGTTCGCCATCGTCAGCGTCTACCGCGAGAACGGCGAGCTGAGCGACTGGGGCGTCGGCGCGGCCCTCGACGGGCTGATCCGCGCCTACGGGGCCGAGGAGCGCGGGCGCGATGCCCCGGTGCTGCGCCTCGCGGAGCTCGAGCAGAAGGTCTACAACAGGGTAAGAGGGATGTGCGAGTGGCGGCTGGGACGCCAGGCGCTGGTAGGAGACGAGCAGGCGGACGAACAGGCGGACGGACTGGAGCTGCCCGAGCCGGTGACGCAGGGGGAGATCGTCGCCTGCCTGAAGCGGATACGCTTGTCGCTCAAGCGCTGGAGCAAGCAGGGCGGGCGGCGCGGCTATCTGGACTTCGTGAGCCAGTACATCGCCTGAATGCTCCGCCAGGAAACCGTTCATGCCGGAACCCACCGAACTGCGCGACCACGACCCAGGCTGGGCCGAAAGCTATGAGCTAGAGAAGGGGCGAATCGTGGGCGCGCTCGGCGACTGCACCGAAGGTGGGGTGCTCGAAGGCATCGCCCATATCGGCAGCACCAGCATTTCCGGCATGGCCGCCAAACCCTGCATCGACATCGCCGCGCGCGTCCATCCCTTGCCTATGCCGGGCGACAGGGTCCAAGCGCTCACCCGGCTCGGCTACGATGACCTGGGCGAATACGGCATTCCCGGCAGGCACTACTTTCGGAAGGAGGCGCCTGACGTCCATCTGCACGTGGTTGCTTTCGACACCGAGCACTGGCCACGCTACCTGCTCTTTCGCGACTTCTTGCGTACTCATCCTGAGGCCGCTACCCGCTACGAGAGGCTCAAGTTCGAACTCGCCGCGCGCTTTGCGGATGACCG is part of the Deinococcota bacterium genome and encodes:
- a CDS encoding Uma2 family endonuclease, producing MIQPALYRFTVKDYECMGRAGILPEDARVELLDGEIYAMTPIGPKHSFAVAQLVERFVLSLSGQVMVVSQSPIHLSAHSEPEPDIVLLRLPRERYQERLPRAEDILLLIEVADSSLAYDRNKKLPVYATAGIPEVWILDLNENRLEVYRKPQGERYSALTTYAEGERAAPLAFEDSALEWWR